The following are from one region of the Segatella oris genome:
- a CDS encoding SGNH/GDSL hydrolase family protein produces MKRFVGLILLFISVAAQAQLANAVTDNHWVGTWATAQQPVVKSFMPYNNNMSGRSVRQIVKVSIGGKQLRLELSNELSREPLVIRSVYIAHAADSFVIVPATAKYLTFGGRYNTVIPAGKAAFSDALNFDLQPLEKLAITINYTKAPAVPTVHMGSRTTSYILRGVSTPKTSFAKAFREDHWFNISAIDVYDLTAKSIAIIGNSITDGKNSTNNAQNRWPDILSEVLQKKQGVTDVGVLNLGIGNNRVTMKGGFGFMARERFNRDVLSQRGVRAVVIFEGVNDIGAAAFGQSETVANDLIYAYEEMIRKAKERNLRVYLGTITPFKGAGYYSAFHEAARQTVNQWIRSQREKVDGILDFDELLRDPNDPERLQKHWQSDWLHPNPEGYRAMGEYAAGVITCR; encoded by the coding sequence ATGAAAAGATTTGTAGGATTAATTCTGTTATTCATTTCTGTTGCGGCACAGGCACAGTTGGCAAATGCCGTGACAGACAATCACTGGGTGGGCACTTGGGCTACAGCGCAGCAGCCTGTAGTAAAGAGTTTCATGCCTTATAACAACAACATGAGCGGTCGTTCGGTGCGACAGATTGTAAAAGTCTCGATAGGTGGCAAGCAGCTTCGGCTTGAGTTGAGCAACGAACTCTCGCGTGAACCGCTCGTTATCCGCTCGGTCTACATCGCACATGCTGCCGACAGCTTCGTTATTGTGCCCGCCACGGCGAAGTATCTCACGTTTGGTGGCCGTTACAACACCGTCATTCCGGCGGGCAAGGCCGCTTTCAGTGATGCGTTGAACTTCGATCTTCAACCGTTGGAAAAGCTTGCCATTACCATTAATTATACCAAGGCTCCCGCCGTCCCTACGGTTCACATGGGGTCCCGAACAACGAGTTATATCCTGCGGGGTGTGTCAACTCCCAAGACGAGTTTTGCCAAAGCGTTCCGTGAAGACCATTGGTTTAACATCTCGGCCATTGATGTTTATGACCTCACAGCCAAGAGTATAGCCATCATCGGCAATTCCATCACCGATGGAAAGAACTCAACCAACAACGCACAAAACCGCTGGCCGGACATCCTTTCAGAGGTTTTGCAGAAGAAACAAGGCGTGACCGACGTCGGAGTTCTTAATCTCGGCATCGGCAACAACCGTGTAACGATGAAGGGAGGCTTTGGGTTTATGGCTCGCGAACGCTTCAATCGGGATGTCCTTTCACAGCGAGGTGTGCGTGCGGTTGTTATCTTTGAGGGCGTAAATGACATCGGAGCAGCAGCTTTCGGCCAAAGCGAAACCGTGGCAAATGACCTTATCTATGCCTACGAAGAGATGATACGCAAGGCCAAGGAGCGCAATCTGCGCGTCTATCTCGGCACGATTACGCCATTCAAGGGGGCCGGCTATTACTCTGCTTTCCATGAAGCGGCCCGCCAAACTGTAAATCAATGGATACGCAGTCAGCGTGAGAAGGTCGACGGCATTCTTGATTTCGATGAGCTGCTTCGCGATCCTAACGACCCCGAACGCCTGCAGAAACATTGGCAGAGCGATTGGTTGCACCCCAATCCCGAGGGATATCGTGCCATGGGAGAATATGCGGCAGGGGTGATAACGTGTCGTTAG